The following are encoded together in the Tripterygium wilfordii isolate XIE 37 chromosome 18, ASM1340144v1, whole genome shotgun sequence genome:
- the LOC119984818 gene encoding elongation factor 1-delta 1-like, whose translation MATTFSDLGTESGLKRLDEYFLTRSYVTGYQASKDDITIYAALSKPPSKFVNVSRWYDHIDALLRISGVTAEGSGVTISGCAPITEEAVATPPVSDTKSAAAEDDDDDDDDDVDLFGEETEEEKKAAEERAAAVKASTKKKESGKSSVLLDVKPWDDETDMKKLEEAVRSVEMEGLHWGASKLAPVGYGIKKLQIMLTIVDDLVSVDSLIEEHLMSEPINEYVQSCDIVAFNKI comes from the exons ATGGCGACCACATTCTCTGATCTCGGCACTGAATCTGGTTTGAAGAGGCTGGATGAGTACTTCCTTACTCGCAGTTATGTCACTGG TTACCAAGCCTCTAAAGACGATATCACTATTTATGCTGCTCTTTCAAAGCCTCCATCCAAATTTGTGAATGTGTCTCGGTGGTACGACCACATCGATGCACTTTTAAGGATCTC CGGTGTTACTGCTGAAGGAAGTGGGGTCACTATTAGTGGATGTGCTCCCATCACAGAAGAAGCTGTTGCAACTCCTCCTGTAAGCGACACAAAG TCTGCAGCtgctgaagatgatgatgatgatgatgatgatgatgtggatCTGTTTGGTGAAGAGACTGAAGAGGAAAAGAAGGCTGCAGAAGAACGCGCAGCTGCTGTCAAGGCATCCACTAAAAAGAAAGAGT CTGGAAAGTCATCAGTGTTATTGGATGTGAAGCCATGGGATGACGAAACTGACATGAAAAAACTTGAGGAAGCTGTACGAAGTGTTGAGATGGAAGGCTTGCATTGGGGAGCAT CCAAACTTGCGCCTGTTGGATATGGTATCAAGAAGTTGCAGATAATGCTAACCATTGTGGATGACTTGGTCTCGGTTGACAGCCTCATCGAGGAACATCTTATGTCTGAACCAATTAATGAGTATGTTCAGAGCTGCGATATTGTGGCTTTCAATAAAATAT AA